In Anas platyrhynchos isolate ZD024472 breed Pekin duck chromosome 19, IASCAAS_PekinDuck_T2T, whole genome shotgun sequence, the genomic window CGTTTGGACCCCCGCGTGGCGCACGCTGTCCTTGTGCTGCCGGCACTTGCTCAGGAGCTCTTCGTACTTCTCCAGCAAGGCGTGGTACTGCTCGTCCACCTCCCGCAGGATGGACATGCCCCGTTTGCGCACGTTGTTGGCGTGCAGCGTGTAGTTGCCCTCGTGCCGGCTCACGGCGTCCTTGGTCACGATGGCGTTGAGGGCTGTGTCGCTGCAGCTTTTCCGGACGGGGTGGTTTGGGGAAGGTGTCATGGACGGCCCGTGacttttccctccctcctcctccgaGAGGTCGATGTAGTCCGCCTCTGGCGCGTTATTCAGCGGCTCGAGGAGGGCCTCGGACAAGTTGTCTTCCCTGCTGAGCAGATACTTCTTGACTTGCTTCATCTGCTGTAGCTCCAGGAGCTCTGCTTCCAGCTCCTTGATGCGCAGTTTGCAGCTCTCCATCTCGCACACCCGCTGCTCGAGGTCCGAGTACTCCTGGATAACCGAGGTGTACTCTCGCTCAACCCTCTCCTTCCGCTGCTTCTCCTGGTTGACCTGGGACCGTAAGGAGTCCACCATGGCTTGGAGACGCTCGTTCTCCCGCTCCAGTGGCTTCTGGTTGAACTCTGTTGAAGAACTGTGGACCTGGAATGCGTCTTCATacctggaagagaagaaagaccCCTGAGAGATTGTGACCAAATGACAGTCCATGGAGGACTCAGACTGTGGCTTACTGCCATGTAAGTAATTCTGCCCGGAGTTGCTGAGCTGATGGAGGGAGCTGTGCCTCCTCCCGTGGGACAGGAAACCCCAAGGTTTGGTGGCTCTGCTGGACACAGCGACCTGTCTCTGTCCTGGAGGACCTGCAGTCTCTGCTGTCCTGTGCCTGGGAGGTGCTccagggagagggggagaagaTTTGCAAAATGGGGGAGGCAGAAGGAGATGCCTGATGGAGCTGCCTCTTCATTGCTCCCCGCCTGGGAAGCAATAGCATGCATTTCCCCCTTCCCTCATGCTGCTGTCGGgaaatcattttttcctcctcagtgaAGCGCCGGTGGCATCCCATCTAGTTAGAACAGATTGGAAAAAGGAAAGCTCTATGGCTTCCCCTGCGAGGCATGGCTGGTGGCGGGGGTATTGAACAGATTCCCAAGTTACTGAAGGGCAGAGTGACCTTCAGAGCTGACTGCAGATTGGCAAGGCACAGCACCATCCTGAGGCACTGGGGGACAGCGCCACTGGGGGACCGTGGGGAGAGAAGCACAGAGACATTAAGTGGATTCTGCTGGGGGTTAGGTTATGCCCTCATTACATCCCCGGCTGCAGTAAAAGTGTCTTTTGTTTGTACCCTCTGGCAGTGGAtactttctgtgaaaaaaaaaataaaaaaaagtttattgaTTGCTTATCTATTTAAAGAAGCCTCTATTACGGACAAAGCTGAGCAAGAAATGCCCTCACGGTGTCAGTGAATTAGCACAGGGGCTGGGTTTTAAGGAGGATCGAGTGTTCAATAGTGCTGAATTTGTGCAGCGTTTGGCACTGCGTGGCATGCCATGGTCTGGGactgggggctgctggagtTACTGGGGTCAGACAGTGCAAAACCACAGCACCTCCGCTGCTTTCAGTGGGGCAGAGATGCTGGAGGGATGCGGCACGGGATGtgctggtggggaggggacgCGGCATGGTCAGCTTGAGCAAAGGGTCTCCTTCATGTGGTGTGGGActgggcaggctgggctgggctgggggaggctgatTTGGGCTGTCCCAGCTTGAACACTGCATCCTGCCTGGCGAGGAGCCCTCTTAGCCCCCTGCTGCCATCCCAGGAGAATGCCAGCCCCTCCAGGGGACTCTGATTCAGAGCCTGGCTCCCTATGgggttatttgtgttttttttttccgtatGTCAGAGGGGCTAATCCACCGCTGACAGGTAGAGGAGCTGAGAAGGCTGGAGGCATGGCTCAGTCCCCCCTGCCCCTCTGTAcctggggctggagcacagCTCCTTCAGGCAGGGGAAGGTGTGGATGGTTCGGCGCCGCTCCCTCTTCTCCCGCCGGATGCGCAGCTGCTCCAAGCTCCGCATCTCCTCCAcctgcttctgcagctcctccacctGGTTCTGCAGCCCCTCGATCGTTTCCGTCAAGCTGCAGACAGAGGAGAGAGCACAGGTGAGGAGGTGGGCACTGTGGCCACAGGtcttttgaaagtattttattttttcttccccatagAGGAAGTTGGCCTGTGTAAAGTAATCCACATTTCTAGTGTGTGCCCTGGGAGCGTGACGGTGCTTGCTTTTGGTGGCAGGGGCTGCTCTCTGTGTGGTCTATCTTGgattatacatttttatttttatttttttggaaaagggGAGGGATTGAAGCATTGTCAATGGATAGCACAGGTTTGAGACCCTCTGACCTCAAATCTCTTGGCTAAAACAGTCACCTCTGGGACGTGAGCGCTGTCCTGGAATATCTCTGCACTTAAGCAGGCAGGCGAGCAGTTTACTCTTCCTCTTTTATCTGTTGTAGCAATAAACGCTgggcacagatttttttctgtctgtgaaCCCAGTTTGTAAAACCACTTCAGcactccccctctgctctgaaaCTCCCTCTCCGCAGTTGTTGGCAAAAGATGCCGCAGCGCAAGGACGCGGCTTAGCCTGTTGTTTCCAGGGATGACCTTGATCACGGGCCTGCTGCATGAGAGGAGTTATCGACAGGCTGGGCTTTCGCTAGACGCTGGCTCTGTGCCTAGTGTGCCTGCTGGGCTGCGTGCTCAGGACCTCCCTGATAGCATTATGTGCCTCTTAGTCAGGGGGATTCACCCTCTGAGGAGGAACGGCTGCCGTGCCTCccttctggcagctccaggCACGTTTCTCCACCCAGCCCTGTCCCAGGGCTGCCCGTGCTGGGGCTGACCTGTGCTACCCAGCATCGGCACAGCCGGTGAGAGACTGGTTGGATAGCAAGAACATGCTGCAGGGGGATGGTGGGCTGAGGGGAAAGGTGGGCTGAGGGACCCCCAGGCACAGCATCGCCATGGTGAGGAGCAGGGGAGGCCATACCACTGGATCTTCTGTTGGGACGTCTTGCTTTCTAGCACAAGCTTCTGGTTCGCCAGCTCCAGGTCCCGCGCGGTCAGGTCCAGCTGCTCGTAGACCTTCGCGTGCTGCTCGTTCATCTGCCGCAGCATCTCCAGCTGCTTGGTCAGGTACTGCAGGAAAAGCCGAGACAAAAAACACCCCTCATCCCAAAGCCAGGTTGTTTCATGGGCAGAAATTCCTATATCCTTAGCTTCCTGTGACATTGTGTCTTGTGGCTGCTTTATCCTTTACCTGATTGAAGCCTCGTCCAGTAGAGGTATTCACGCTACCCCCTGCCCACTATAAATGTTTGTGTCTAAAATATATCTGAACTTCTCCTGCCCTCTGTGAAGGGCACTGACCTCGGTCTGTCTCTCCTCAGCTGCTTTTTTAATCCCCCATACCCCAAGAAAGTTGATCTCCCTGTGACCGTGCCCCTTTGTCAAGGCTGACTGAACTTGGCCTTGTGGTTACTGCATCGCCTGACAGATCAATTGCGGAGGCTGCGTTTCTGTAGGAATTCAGGCTAAAAAACCTGAATCTGCGAAACGCGAGGAGAGCTGTGGCTTCTGCTCGGCCACAgacccctccctgcctgcctccgtGCCAGTCTGGAGGGTTTCATCCtgtgcagcctggcagagggGCATCAGCTGGGATCAGACCCCAAATCTGGGGGTGCAGCGCTGTGGGGCACAGCCAAAatccttctcctttctcctcacaGCCACCATGTGCTGCTCCTGTGAGCTCCCAGCATGTCTCTGCCTTGTGCCTCTTTAAATCAATgcttttcaagctttttttttttaattttatttatttatttatttaattcacaGACCCCTGGAAGCCTTCCAGCAGATGAAACCCCTCCTGGCACAGCAAGTTTAAGTCTCTGAGCTTGGTGCTGACCCCAAAGGGTGCCTGAAACAGCAGTGGGGATTGCAGCTCTTTGAGAAGGAGCCAGTTTGTGCCTCTGACAAAGGGCGCTGTGTTACAGGGTGCTGAGGGGCTGGCCGAGAACAAACACCATTGTGAGTGCCTGGAagccaggaaaagcagcagcagagcatggAGAAAGGAGCGTGAAGGCGGGTGGGTGGGCTGGGAGAGGTCACACATGCCCCAGCTGCGATCGGTGCTGGTGCCAAAATCTGGCACGCACGTCTGGGCAGGGGGGCGAGAGGGGGGAAATAGCAGTCTGGGGGGATAGGGGTACCTCTCCAGGGCTGGGATCAGCTCAAGCAGACCTTAATCCACCCCATTTCAGGCACGTATGGAAGGGACGTCAGCTCCCACCCTCTGCTTTTGGCATCACCCTGAGGTGCCAGTGGTGACCCAGCTTCTCCTGTCCCCCCGTCCTGGCCCGGCCCCATCCCTACCTCGATCTCCTGCACTTGCTCCTCGTTGGTGGCGTACATCTGCTGCAGGGAGTCCTCCAGCTCTTTGTTGCGCTCCAGCAGCGTCTTCCCCAGCTCCGCGGCCAAGTGCAGGTCTGGAAACAGAAGGGACAAAGCCGCTGCGGTTCCTGCGGCCGCACCGAGCACAGCGACCTGCTTCGTGCCGGGCTGCTCTTACCAGCGGGTTTTGACATGGATGTATGCTTATGGGACATCCAGGATCTGCCCTATTTCCTCTTTTAGGGCTATAAGAGCAAGGGGAAGCTGAGCTGGATGAGGATTTGGTGCTATCCTGCGTGCTGCCAGCCAGGATCAGGCCCACGAGGCCTGTCTGAGGCTGCAGCTCggcacccccatccccatctcctgaGGGGCTGAGAGGGGCTCAGCATCCATCGGGATGACAGTGAGGGTTGGTAAAGCCTTGTGGGGCCTCTGGGGATGCTCAGCAAATCGTATTATTATCCGTAACGAAGGGAGGGTCTTGCCTTCCCTGTCAGCCCCCATCCATCACCCGCTAACAGACTGACACCGAGGGCTGACAGCTCCTCCTGCGCCGCGGCCTCGGGGGGCTCCGCCGCTTTCCTCGGGGCAGCTCCGGGGGGGCCCACGCTTTGTGCTCCCTCGCTGCCAGCTCTAAACACCTTTGGGAGGCTGCTGAGATCGTTGGGTGTTAGGAGAAGGACAGGGAAAATAGCCACTGAAAATACAGAGTTTGAAGTCTCTGGGGTAAAGAAgcccccccccagaacccctGTGCTGGCCAAAGCTCGAGCTCCTCAGGTGATGCTGTTTGTGGGCCTGTGGTAGCACAGCTGGCTCTGATAACATCCCTTTGCTTTCACAGGAATTGgctgtttttttaaagcctgACCTCCTGCAATTGTgtgggttttcattttttcccggTGCTTTTAGAGAGGAGTGCCTAGCTCGCCTGGTGGCAGGTCGAGGCTCTGACCTTAagccttcaaaataaaaaggtaagGAAACAGATAGCAGCGTGTGCTATTACCCTTCTATCTCTGCTGTGGTTATCAGACAGATTTGGGGTGAATGAGGACCAGCAGTCCTGTGGTGTGCGAAGGGACCTGGGTGTCCTGCCCTGGCATTTTCGCAGCCCTTTACAGCGCTCCTCTCTAGCCTGCAGTTAATGATGTGTTTTACCaaggctctgctggggctgggagcactgcaatttCTTCCCGCAGTTAATTTGGCTATGCAGTTGATTGGAAAATGGTGATAACTTGTCAGAAGGACAAGAAGAAGGGGAACCAGGCCCCCTGGGATGTATCCTGTGCCTGGGAAAATTGCTGATTTCAGATGTCTCATCATAAACCAAGGCTAACACCGACTTTCCAGACACAATTGTTTGCATGGGAGGAGAACTGGGAGTGCCTCGGATGCGATCCTCCTGACAGATAATGATACATCGTGGGAAGCACCGTTACGTTATTAATTTGGGTGACAGCTGCTTTGCTGTCTGTGCAGCCCCTGCGATGCCAGGGGCCGGCTCCCCAGCTGTGGTCCCCGCCAGCAGCTGCTCCGTGTCCTCGGATCTCCCCTTTACCCTGGGAATAGGCACTGCAGGGTGTCACTGCGGGATGTCACCTTCATCCTCATCACACAGCGACCTGGTCTGAGGGCTGTGAGTGCCATCAGTGTCCCCCTGGACAGATccttcacctctttttttttttttttttaagcaccaAATTTCTCCAGTTTCCAAAGCGTCCTTGAGGGACTGAGTGTTTGCTGCACCAGCTGGGGACCGGGGGAACAGCCAAGCTCCAGCAGAGACAGAGGAGAATTTGTGCCTTTAAGCTGCTTGGGGCTGCATTTAATGGCACTGCCACCTTGCCAGAGCTGGTGTCCTTGCTACGCGGGCACGTTGCAAATCACACTCGTCCTGCCTGATCTTGGCAGCAAGGAGGGCCCAGCGCAGAGGAGAGGGCTTCAGGTAATGAGTCAagtgtgtccccatccccgcggATTACCCCAGTGCTCTCCCACCATATGGCATCCAATTTAATCAGCTGGGGTTGAGTTAAGTGGATTAGGCAGTGCAAGATCCGGCATTGTAATTTAAAGGGCTCTGTCAGCAATAATTTAATGGGGGAAATGGGCAGCGTTTGGGGACGagtgggaaagaagaaagaacgGGGCTGAGCTCCGAGGAGGAAAttgattcttcttttccattttgagCTTAAGGGCCTGGGAGACTCCGGGCTTGAAGGACGTGGGGGAATTGGTTCTTTCAGCCGTCAGCATGCACAcgctccctgcctgccagcTAAAGCATCCTCTGTAATCCTGTCTCGTCGCCCCCCCCCACCATGCCTGGGTCCTCTTCCCCACCTGTTGGTCTCCCCCAGGCTGTGGGAGCACGCAGAGGGAGGGGATGCTGCATGGAGGTGCTTTAATGTCTTCGTTAGAGCAGGTTCATCTCGATCTTGGTGCTAATCACAGCTCTCCTCAGGCTTGGGTAGCGCACAGCTCCGCTCCTTGGAGACCTCAGGAACCTGAGGCTGGACGTGAATTTATCAGCGGGCTGTTTGGGAATTTAAGGATTCTCTCTACACAGCGCTGTGGCTTCCTcactcttttttgtttgtttgttttgttgttttgtaatTCGTctttgctcctccagcaccagccCAGCCAGCCAGCACTGTGTGATGTGCCCTAATTTAGCAGTTTTGCTGATgcctccctttccccccccttctccattgcagaaggaaaaacaaagcattggggcatggctgtgctgggggcttTCCCCACAAAACAGCCAACTTTCAGCTTAAAAACAGTGCCTTTAGGGATCCCAAATGGGTGGGCTGCCTAAATCCAGCTTGGGAGATGCAGACCACAGATGCTAACTGTCCTGGGCGATACCAGCTCCGTGTCCTGTGGCTCTGCATAGTGCTGTGAGCCCTGCTGTGACCCATCTAATTAACAGTGTGACCCCTCTAATTAACACAGCTGAGGAGACCCCCTGTGTCCCCAGACAAAGAGCTGAGCCTGTGGAGcaaagcagaggcagggaggcTGTATTTCCCTGGGAAAGGAGCCTcagcaaggagggagggagaccAGATGGCAGAGATGCTGGGATGCTGATCCCATCGTAGCCATGTTGGCTTAGCATCACTGGgtgatcacccccaaaaaatccTGATCCCAAAACCTGCAGCAGGTTGTCTTTAGCTGAACGGAAAGCTGCATCCCATGGTGATGAGCTGCGGAGCTGAATGCGTCCTGGCTGCCCCAGGTGCCCCGGCAGCTCGCATCAAGGCACGGAGAAGGTTTGGAGCTCTTCCTGTGCTCCTGGTGCTGTGACCCAGCAGCTATTCAGTGTCCTGCTAAATACAGCTTTTGGGAGGAAGGCACCATCTGGAGCAGCCACTTAGGGCTTTCTTCTCTCCCACATCAAACAATTTGGGTATTTTGGCTGTGAGAAAGCACGCCCGCTGCCCCCAGGTGCTGTGGTTTGTTCCTTGTCTTTAACCATCCTCTGGGCTTTCGGTGCCTTGGATGGGCCAGGTCTGATCTGTGTCCTCAGGAAATGCTCATGTCTGGGGATTTTCAGCGGGCACTGAAGGGCTGGTACAGTTACAGGGGGTTTGTCCCTGGGTAGAGCTGGCGGTGACAGAGTCCCTCGAGACAAGCAGACTTTAAGGGGGGTGTCGCAGGTCCTTTGGCTCACGGCGTGCAGGGCTGCGTGGAGGCTGTGTTTGGAAGTCCTTCTTATCTCAATATCCATTGAGGTTCCTTCCTGAATGgcttgcagggcaggagcagccctttCTACCTCTGCAGATGGCAAATTCACCTGCTAAATAGCGGGGAGGAGCAGCCTGCAGGGCTCTGGTGTGGGGGTCTCTGGAGGAAGTTCAGGGTGCTTGTTAGCTGATGGATGGGGTAGGTTGAGAGTTAAGAACTGATGTTTAATGCTGTTGACGTTTAATTTAATTGCATTTGCTGTCTGCTCCATTACACACGGGTACTTAGAGTCAAGGGTAGGTGCAATTATTCCTTTcaaaatctaaataaatgatGCTGTGCTGGTTTACCCCAGGGTAGGGTGCGCTTGctgctcatttatttttcttagttgCAAGGGACTGTGCTGTCTGGGTGCATTACGATGAAGATCAGCTTTTGTGTATCACTTACTGCTGCTCCACGACAGGTGATGGAGCGAATCTGTGCTTAGCCCTTACAAGCCTTTGCAGTGGAACATGCTGGGGTGCAGAGGAAGCAAGTGTCCTCACTCAGCATCTTGCAGACATGTGGATGTGGCAAATCCATGTCTACACGCTGATTCCCCAGCTGGAAGTGTTTCCCATGGCCAAGCAGAGCTTTCAGAGCGAGCCACCGCTGTTATTGCTGACAAAACTCAGACATTACCACCCAAATCAGCTTAGCACTCCATGTGGTGTGGTTTTTGTGCTGCCATTTAGGTGTAATCGGGTGAACTGCAAAGCAAGCCCTGCCTCTGCAGTGCGCTGAGGGTGAGAGGTGcccctggcagggctggcaaGGGGTGAGGGCGAAGCACAGCCACGTcctccctcttcccttccccatttcaaactgagctggtgctgggcaCGCGGGCGTTTCTGTTATCCTAATGAGATTTGCTGTTTTGCcttcttgcttttgttctttcttttctttcccttttttttttttttcttgtgtaatCTGTTCCGTACCCATGGGCTGCCTTTGGCCATGCAAGCAGCCCTGGTGGTGGCAGAGAGATCTGGTTGGCAGGGGAGCGAGGCAAGAGCAACAAGAGCAGCTCCCTCCACGCTGCCCCTAAGGCTCTCATCCCTGGAGCAGAAGTGCCACCACCAAGGACAGGAAAACCCTGATAGTGGAACGAGGGCAGCGAGCCCACCTGCTCCCCGTGAGCCACTCTCCCTACCCTGGGCAAGGAAAGGGGTCGGGGTTGTGCTTCAGGGAGGctctccagctttctcagccCCTGCACTTGCTCTTTGCCCTCTGTGCTTTTCAATCCTGTTCAGTATTTCATTCATATcagctctccttttttttttttttttaattattctcaAGTGGCCAGCAGGCATTTTTGGTTTAATTGatgctctccttttctttctgctctctgtCCGTCAGTGCCCTGAAGTCTCTCTGGGTGGGACCATATATTAATATTTGAGCCCTGGGTTGGTTGCCTCTGCTTATAAGCTGCATGCGTCTATACAAACCCATACGGAGCCGTCCCATCCCCGTGCCTGCAGCAATCAACGTTCATTTTGCTGTGTTGTTAGAGCCTGATAACACCGAGTGTGTTATTAGACCATGGTCGGGCCCCATCTGTgtctttccctgctgctctcttaTCTAAACAGCCTCGTTGCCTCTGTTTGCCTTGTAGGCTGAAATGGTTTCAAAGAGCTCACTGTCGGGTGGCTCGGAGGCTCTGATAGCGCACCTGGATCAGAAAAGCATCTTAAATAAAGACATACGAGAGGAGTTGTTGGGGAGAAGCAgcaaggaaaggagagagaaaggaagctgatgctttcctgcaggcagccTTCCTCCAGGCAGCGAAGCTCTAGCTAATTAATTATGTGGGGATGCAGAGAGCCGTGAACGGAGGCTTGCACTCTTTTAAAGCTGAAGACCCAGATGTGGACCGCTGCCCCGTGGGACTGTCCCCAGCAGATTTGGGGGGCAGGAGGTTGTCACCGAGCCAGGACAGGCAGCGAGGACCAGCACTGGGGAGGCTCAGCATCTCCCCCGCTGCTTCCCCACTGTATGGGGTGAGCACGAGAAGAGCCCCGAGCAAAGGCAACCTGCAAAGGACAGGTCAGCGCGCTGGAGCAGAAGGGAATGGTGCTTCCAGCAGTGCAATGGCACCACCCCAGCAATGTCACCTCTCCGGTCCTTGCTGGGCTCACACCAATtattcccctctgctcagctaTTGCTGACCAGCTCGGCTGCCCCCGCTGTCCCCTTGCTGGTGGCAGGACCATGGATCCTGAGCAGTTTGGTCCCTGGGGGAGCGACCAAGtttcagcacagctgctgcagcccccacaACTCCCATCTGCTGCTTCTCACGTGCCAGCAGCATGTAGGTACGGGGACAATCCCTCTTCCACAGATGTGGTTACAgctaaacacagaaaacagcccgacctcctgcagcagccccagaaaCCTGCTGGCCccttctccagcagcccctctgcttgGCCACGGAGGAGCGCGTGGTCTCACGTGGTGCTGCCCCAGTCCTGCTCCCTTCCCATCCCTGGGGGATGCCGTGAAGCCCTGTTGCTCCAGGTGCTGTGGTTATGCCCGGTGCTGCTGTTTGGTGCcagctggaggtgctggccCGCACGGCAAGAGCTCCTGAACGCAGCCGAGCGATCGGTGCTGTGTATGGAGCGAGGCAGGAGGAACAGGGCGCTGTAGCCTTTCAGCCTGAGGTTACAAGGAAACAGGGATCAaatcctgtttgttttcttgagtTGATTTTATCCATGGCCATCACCAGCCCTGACTGCAGTGGATACGAACAGGATGTAGGATGGTGCCTCCTCCAGGAGCTCTGCTCCACATCCAGCATCCCAAAGCAGCGCTGCCTCGAGGTCTGGTGCTCTGGGgatgtgctgtgctgctctttgctctgcctcctcctgtccagagcagctcctggccaCCTCTTCCCTTCTCAGCACTTCCTTGTGGGCCAAGAAGATGGCACGATAACATCCTAGTTCTATCGTTGTGGCTGCATGATGGGGAGAAGTCAGCGTGGACCTGGACACTCCATGCTCTAATAGCCAAAATCTTCAGGCGGGGACAAGGTAACTGAgcagcaccagggcagctgCACTGTGCACTGGATAAACTGGAGTAACTTCCCAAAGGACTGCAAAGGAACACGCTGTTTAGGCCAGCAAAAGAACCGTCACCGTTTGGAGAGAAGGCTTACAGCTGTTTGTCAAACACACATGGAAGAGAAAACCAAAAACTAATATAAATCACTTAAATTCCCAGCTGTGCAAAGACCAGCAGTTGCATAACATCTGCTCTCATTCCTCTGGGGTATTTTGTACCGGAGGCATTTTGCTTGGCCCACACATCTGATTTTTCTTGGCCTGTGCATCTGTTTTTGAGCATGGTCCGCAGTAGCTTTGGAAGCCCTGATGGTGCATCTGGTGTGAGCACACAGGGATCTTTTAGAGCCGTGTGAGGTGGGAATATATCCCCGTGCTGCTTGGGGAAGGCCTTTTAGCAGAGGAGACCGGCTGTGTGAGGGTGAGCTGTGCTCAGCCTGAGCCCTGGTGCTGCTTTTAGCAGAGGCAGGATGGGCCCCTCGTGCTGTCCCGGCTCTCCGTGGCTCCTGCCTGTCGTGCTGACTCCGTGCCCTGGCACTGGCCAGCACGGGCTGGTACGGAAGAGAAGAATGGAAAATGCATGGGTGGTGGGGGACAGTCTCCAGGGCAGGGCGTCTGTGCTCAGTTCTTGGGCTCTGAGTCCTCGGGATCAGggctgccatgggcaggatgGCCCTCAGGGCTCGGGCTGTAAATCCTTCGTGTGCAGCTGCTCAGCTGGTGGATTGAGGAGGGGAGATacagaaaactgatttttgttATTCCCCCCTGCTCCCCTTTGCCTCTCCTTGCTTTTCACCCAGCAGTTCCTCTAACTCTGCTCCCTCCCACAGCTGGAGGTATGTGCCTGGGGTTCAGCAGGCGTAGAAAGGAGTTTTTGTGCGAGATGAGGAGGCAGATCCTGGGAGTTACTGTGTGGGACTCCCTTACGCCTCGTTTTCTTGCCTTCTTCACATAAGGACAATTCTTATTCTAGGACACGTGTATATATTTCctagaataatatatatatgtatgtattttttccctagAACTGGAAGTGCTCATCCCTTCCTCATCTAAAAGACTAAAATAAGCGTCATCCTATTCCCTGGTGATTTCCTGGTTCCTCTGAACATTTCCAAGCAGCTCAGCAATTAGTCACTGAAAACTTTCCACTTCCACAAGCTACCTGGGGCAGTGCAGTGCTAAATAAGCGTGCGGCTCAGCTACTGCAGGCAAAATTGACTGCTGGAGggcaggcaggctgcagggctcATCCCCggagctgggctgctgggatAACAGCAGTGCGAGGGATGGATTTTGGGGTGCCACGTGCTCCCCAATGCAAGGAGCTGTTTTGGGCATGCAGGGTGTGAATTGCAGCTGTGTGGACTGCCCCATGTAGGCTGGGCGATGCAGAAAAGAGGCAGGGATGGCTGCTAGCACTGATCCCGCTGCTCACTGGCCTGCTGCTGACCCTGGGGCTTCACGGGGATGAGTTAGGAGAGGTGCAAGCTCAGCACCTTCTGTCATTTTCCTTCTTAGCGTGCAAACCACTCAGGTGTTTGTCAGGAGGAGGAATTAAAATAAGATACTTATGTCTGGAGACCTTTAGAGGTTACGGTCATAAGGTCCTTTGCATGCAGTGCAGGGGGTTTGGCCCAAAAGGTTGTGTGGCTGCTCGGGGAGAGGACTGCTGGTCCCAGTGGTGATGGGGTGATGCTGGTTCTCGTCCTGCCTCTCATCCTGCTGGCTAACCCACTGAGCTGTGTTCAGGCTCCTGGGGCTGAAAGGGGGGTGTTGGGAGCCCTCCTCTTGGGC contains:
- the CDR2L gene encoding cerebellar degeneration-related protein 2-like produces the protein MLSADRMEEFQSEEEEPWYDQQDLEQDLHLAAELGKTLLERNKELEDSLQQMYATNEEQVQEIEYLTKQLEMLRQMNEQHAKVYEQLDLTARDLELANQKLVLESKTSQQKIQCLTETIEGLQNQVEELQKQVEEMRSLEQLRIRREKRERRRTIHTFPCLKELCSSPRYEDAFQVHSSSTEFNQKPLERENERLQAMVDSLRSQVNQEKQRKERVEREYTSVIQEYSDLEQRVCEMESCKLRIKELEAELLELQQMKQVKKYLLSREDNLSEALLEPLNNAPEADYIDLSEEEGGKSHGPSMTPSPNHPVRKSCSDTALNAIVTKDAVSRHEGNYTLHANNVRKRGMSILREVDEQYHALLEKYEELLSKCRQHKDSVRHAGVQTSRPISRDSSFRDFRGEGYELEERKSMEKTISKHVEAVDKRLEQSQPEYKALFKEIFSRIQKTKADINATKVKNKSSK